In Uranotaenia lowii strain MFRU-FL chromosome 2, ASM2978415v1, whole genome shotgun sequence, one genomic interval encodes:
- the LOC129748093 gene encoding uncharacterized protein LOC129748093, translated as MLETTNRQGLRIATGCSKTTPINSLAALSGEGPLSLKRVFFTKKRIALHIYKNDLIAQQLQSLNINSLKAESQYTYIERIFIKNYSEFQILYLQAKSCNMLNFTIKEQIIGSTLKKKITSPIVLKSLTQNMIKTSYHLYEQWFTDASKSGHKCGLGVFDATSEESISLALAHEVSITSAELLAIRVALEQVRGNGIRKVVIFTDSQAACKILKRDLKNKIFDKVTLDICTLATQKQATIQWLPSHIGITGNEKADELAKLGLECPAILENKLRLDDAIRNYKKDFINTTNKWYQDIATENHKGLKFFKFQNNFDLKPWYWNSEMNNKQIRTANRLLSGHDYSPYYLGLFRIRDTKLCELCSENFTTEHALFHCIQYNHVRNHYDWERYNNLFELINNFDEDKIKEVLGFLEKARLTI; from the coding sequence ATGCTAGAAACGACGAACAGGCAAGGCCTACGTATAGCAACTGGCTGTTCCAAAACTACACCGATAAACTCATTGGCAGCATTAAGTGGCGAAGGCCCACTATCACTAAAACgggtttttttcacaaaaaaaaggattGCTTTGCACATTTACAAAAACGACTTAATTGCACAACAATTACAGTCACTGAACATAAATTCCTTAAAAGCAGAATCACAGTATACGTACATTGAAAgaatattcattaaaaactaCAGTGAATTTCAAATACTATACTTACAGGCTAAATCTTGTAACATGCTAAATTTCACGATTAAAGAACAAATTATAGGGTCAActcttaaaaagaaaataacatcTCCTATAGTACTTAAATCACTTacccaaaacatgataaaaacaaGCTACCACCTATACGAACAATGGTTCACGGATGCTTCCAAGTCTGGCCATAAATGCGGACTCGGAGTTTTCGATGCTACCTCGGAAGAGAGCATAAGTCTAGCATTAGCTCATGAAGTAAGTATTACTTCTGCTGAGCTCTTAGCAATACGGGTCGCATTAGAACAAGTAAGAGGCAACGGCATAAGAAAAGTAGTCATATTCACTGATTCACAGGCAGCATGTAAAATACTCAAAAGAGatctaaaaaacaaaatattcgacaaagttacaCTCGACATCTGCACACTAGCAACGCAAAAACAAGCTACAATCCAATGGCTTCCGTCACACATCGGAATAACAGGAAACGAAAAGGCTGATGAACTAGCTAAACTAGGACTAGAATGCCCAGCTATTCTAGAAAATAAACTGCGGTTGGATGATGCAATTAGAAACTACAAAAAGGATTTCATCAACACTACTAACAAATGGTATCAAGATATTGCGACAGAAAATCACAAAggactgaaatttttcaaatttcaaaacaattttgatctaAAGCCATGGTACTGGAATTCAGAAATGAATAACAAACAAATACGTACAGCAAATCGACTACTTAGTGGACACGACTATTCACCATACTATCTTGGACTCTTTCGAATCCGTGATACAAAATTATGTGAACTATGTTCAGAAAACTTCACAACAGAACATGCTCTATTCCACTGTATACAGTACAATCACGTTAGAAATCACTACGATTGGGAAAGATACAACAATCTATTCGAATTGATTAACAACTTCGATGAAGACAAAATAAAAGAAGTCTTGGGATTTCTAGAAAAAGCTCGATtaacaatttaa